The Thermoproteota archaeon DNA window GCTAGGAGGACTCGGAAGCGTGGTTGGGTCGTTGGTCGCCGGCATCATAATAGGGATAATCTATGGCCTGTCTAAAGTAGTGGTATCTATCTTCAATCCGAGGATCAGTGACCCAGTAGCCCTGTCCACCGCTTTCATAGTCCTCATACTAATCCTGCTGTTCAAGCCGGAGGGAATATTCGGGAGGAAGAGGTGAGATGGCCGGTAAGGAGAGCACTCTATCCCACTACCTAAAGAGTCCCACCCTCTTAGTGATCGTGTTCGTGGTGCTCGGGATACTCGTCGCAAGGATGCTGGGAATGAGCACCTTAGACACGTTAATGACCATCATGTACTTCATGGGCATCGCTCTTTCGCTGAACATAATCATGGGATTCGCCGGCTATGTGAGCTTCGGACACGCGGTGTTCTTGGGACTGGGAGGATACGCCTATGTACTCTTAGTGTACTTCATCAAACCCCTAGCCGAACTCCAGAACATGGGCTTCGGCCTTGGAGCATTCTTGGTCGCCGTGCTCGCTGGCCTCTTCGCAGCTACCATAGCTGCCAGCGTCGGAGCTGCGGTGCTGAGGCTCAGGGGCGCCTTCTTCGCCATAGCCACTATAGGATTGGACTTCACGGCCCTCTATCTGATGAAGGCCATAGTGCCCGAGCTTAATCCGGAGCAGTTCTTCGGAGCGCAGATAATCCTGCCAGCTGACAAGATAGTGGAGAAGGATGTTGTGTTCAACGCCATGTTCCTGACCCTGATCATCCTGCTAGCCGTGAACTACTACATCAGGAAGTCGCCTTTCGGCGTGGGACTGACAGCTATAAAGGAGGATGAGGACGCTGCTGAGGTATTGGGGGTCCCCACCACTATGTTCAAGATAATAGCCTTCACCTTAGCTGGGTTCTTCGCTGGAATGGTTGGTGCTCTATTCTCGCTCAACGGTGGAGGCGTGGACGAGACCCTATTCAACTTGGGACACAGTATAGACATGATAGTCATGATAGTCATAGGGGGGTTGGGAACCGTATTGGGACCCGTTGTGGGTTCATTGATATACTTCGAACTCTATGACCTCCTATTAGTACACTATCCAGGCGTGAACCTGATCATCTTGGGAATCATAGTTGCGATAGTGGTCTTATTCTTCCCTGAGGGGCTCATAGGACTCCTGAGGAAGTATAAGGTGGGGGGAGTGAGACTAAGGGACCTTTTGGAGTAGGGAGGGGATTGAATGGAGGATATCTTGGTTGTTGAGAATGTTACTAAGAGGTTCGGTGGCTTAGTCGCCAACAGCAAAGTCACCTTCTCGATGAAGAGGGGCGAGATCTTGGGCCTCATAGGTCCTAACGGGGCCGGGAAGACCACGCTCTTCAACGTCATAACTGGTGTCTATAAGCCAGATGAGGGTAGGGTGATATTCAAGGGGGAGGACATAACGGGGAAGCCGCCTCACGTCATCACTAGGAAGGGTATAGCGAAGACACACCAGATAGTGAAGCCGTTCAACGACATGACGGTACTGGAGAACGCCATGGTCGGGGCGCTCTTCGGGAAGAGAGCTCGCCAGATAACTATAGGGGAGGCTAAGGAAATCGCTTACCAGTCCCTAGAGCTAGTAGGGTTAGAGGAGAAGGCCGAGGAGCTCGCCGTGAAGCTGACACTCAGGCAGAAGAAAATGTTAGAGTTGGCTAGGGCCCTCTCCGCCGAACCTGAGTTGCTCCTGCTTGATGAAGTGCTGGCAGGTCTAAACCCGAAGGAGGTGGAGGAGGCCCTTGAGATCATAAAGAAGGTCAAGGAGGAGAGGGATCTGAGCATCATAATGATAGAGCATGTGATGCATGCAGTGATGAACATTGCCGGCAGGATAGTGGTACTGCATTTCGGCTGGAAGATTGCCGAAGGTACTCCCGAAGAGGTGGCCAACAACCCGGAGGTGATAACCGCCTACCTAGGGGATCCGAGATATGCCTTGAGGTTCGTCAAGAGGAAAGGAGGTGAAGGAGATGGCTCTTCTTGAGTTGAAGGACATAGATGCTGGGTATGGGGAGACTCAAGTCCTCTGGAACATCAACCTGCAGGCCGACGAGGGTATCATAACAGTCATGCTCGGGAGTAACGGCGCCGGAAAGACCACCACGCTCAGGGTAACCAGTGGCATCCTACCGCCTTGGAAGGGCCAGATCCTGTTGGGAAACGAGGATGTAACTAAGCTCCCAGCGCACAAGAGGGTCGAGCTGGGGATAGTAATGGTCCCTGAGGGTAGGAGGCTCTGGCCCGAGCTCACGGTCTTCGAGAACCTTGAGTTGGGCGCTTACACCAAGAGAGCGAGGGATAAGTTCGACAGCAGCTTGGATCTGGTGTACAGTCTGTTTCCTAGGTTGAGGGAGAGGAGAAGCCAGCTGGCCGGTACTCTGAGCGGTGGGGAGCAGCAGATGCTCGCCATCGGGAGGGCTCTCATGGCAGATCCGAAGATTCTGCTTATGGACGAGCCCTCCTTAGGCCTAGCACCCAAGCTTGTCGGTGAGATAATGAATGTCATCAGGAAGCTGAGGGACGACGAGAAGCTTACCGTCTTCCTAGTCGAGCAGAATGTGCACATGTCCCTTGAGATAGCGGACTATGGCTACGTGATAGAGCAGGGGAGAATAGTCCTGTCGGGTCCCAAGGAAGAGTTGGAGGGTAGTGAGAGGATAAAGAAGGCCTATCTGGGCCTCTAAATCCCAACTTTTATTGCTATCTGTTAAATCTTGTAAGGCACCCTCATTCTAGATGAGGCTCGTCAGCTTCTGGGGAAAGGGTGGAGTAGGTAAGACGACAAGCTCGGCTTCCTTGGCGGCTGGGCTTTCCGAGGAGGGGATGGATGTCCTCCTTCTGACGACGGACCCGACCCCTACTCTTTCTGATGTGCTGGACTTTCCCTTGAAGAGTGAGCCCTCCAAGGTAAACGGGTTCAGGGGGCTGTGGGCGGCGGAACTGAGTGAGAGCGCCGTGATCGAAATGTGGAAGGAGAGATTCGGAGAGGAGGTCTACGAGGTGGCTTCCTCCTTCCTGCCGGTGGGGAGGGACTTCATAGACTACGTGGCTAGAGCCCCTGGCATAGCGGATCAGTTCATGCTCTACCTCCTGCACGAGTTCTGGAGAAAGGGGGGTTACGACATCATAGTCTGGGACACACCCGCGTCCAGCGGAAGCATCAGATTGCTGAGGATAGAGGAGGAGTTCTACTCCCACATGAACGACGCCATACGCATGTATCTAAAGTTGAAAGGATTCTTGGAGAGGATAAGGAGGGGAAGGAGGGATCCCTTGGCACTGATAGAGGAATGGAAGTCCATAGCTCGAGGTATAATGGACATGCTGTCAAGCGACTCCCACCACCTCATACTGGTGGCCATTCCCGAGAAGATCTCCTATCTCCTGACGCTAAGGATGAGGGATGAGTTGGAGGGGATGGGCATAAAGGTCAGGGCGCTGGTCGTGAACAGGCTACTCAGGGACTGCAAATGTGATAAATTGAACAGGATGGCCGAGATCCACGCGAGGGTGCTGGAAGAGTTTAAGGCATCCTTCAACCATGTAAGGGTGATAGAGAACGTCGACTATGAACCGGTGGGTAGGGAGGGTTTGCTTAGGTTTTACGACTACCTGAGGGAGTTGGTATGAGAGACAGGGCCTATCTGGTGTGGAGCCTGCTCGTCTTAACCCTATCCTACACGGTGCCTCACCTCGCTCTCAGGGAGTGTAGGGACCTCTCGCTATACGCGTTCTGGCTGGTTCTCACGCTGGTTCACTTCACCGTCACCCTGATCTACCTCAGGGGGGATGCCTCGTGGAGGAGCTAGCCGCAGCGGTGATCACCCTCACCCTCTACCTGCTGATGGGGACGATTATAGCCCTCCTATCTAGGAGAGTGGGAATAAAGACTACGAGCGATTACTACGTGGCGGGCCACAGGCTGGGCGGCATACTAGCTGCTATATCCTACGCAGCGACTACCTACTCCGCTTTCATGATGGTCGGGCTGGTCGGGCTCACGTACGCGACCGGTGTGGGAGCTTTCGGGTTCGAGATAACCTACCTCCTATCCACCATATTCCTCCTGAGCTACGTCGCACCCAAGGTCTGGAAGTTGGCAAGGGAGAGGAACTGGGTGAGTCCAGCTGAGATGATATCAGACCTTTATGGCCTGAAGCCGCTATCTCTCATCGTGGCTGCCATGTACCTCATAGCCCTGATACCCTACGCCTCGGCACAGCTCATAGCCGTCGG harbors:
- a CDS encoding branched-chain amino acid ABC transporter permease, which codes for MAGKESTLSHYLKSPTLLVIVFVVLGILVARMLGMSTLDTLMTIMYFMGIALSLNIIMGFAGYVSFGHAVFLGLGGYAYVLLVYFIKPLAELQNMGFGLGAFLVAVLAGLFAATIAASVGAAVLRLRGAFFAIATIGLDFTALYLMKAIVPELNPEQFFGAQIILPADKIVEKDVVFNAMFLTLIILLAVNYYIRKSPFGVGLTAIKEDEDAAEVLGVPTTMFKIIAFTLAGFFAGMVGALFSLNGGGVDETLFNLGHSIDMIVMIVIGGLGTVLGPVVGSLIYFELYDLLLVHYPGVNLIILGIIVAIVVLFFPEGLIGLLRKYKVGGVRLRDLLE
- a CDS encoding ABC transporter ATP-binding protein is translated as MEDILVVENVTKRFGGLVANSKVTFSMKRGEILGLIGPNGAGKTTLFNVITGVYKPDEGRVIFKGEDITGKPPHVITRKGIAKTHQIVKPFNDMTVLENAMVGALFGKRARQITIGEAKEIAYQSLELVGLEEKAEELAVKLTLRQKKMLELARALSAEPELLLLDEVLAGLNPKEVEEALEIIKKVKEERDLSIIMIEHVMHAVMNIAGRIVVLHFGWKIAEGTPEEVANNPEVITAYLGDPRYALRFVKRKGGEGDGSS
- a CDS encoding ABC transporter ATP-binding protein, whose amino-acid sequence is MALLELKDIDAGYGETQVLWNINLQADEGIITVMLGSNGAGKTTTLRVTSGILPPWKGQILLGNEDVTKLPAHKRVELGIVMVPEGRRLWPELTVFENLELGAYTKRARDKFDSSLDLVYSLFPRLRERRSQLAGTLSGGEQQMLAIGRALMADPKILLMDEPSLGLAPKLVGEIMNVIRKLRDDEKLTVFLVEQNVHMSLEIADYGYVIEQGRIVLSGPKEELEGSERIKKAYLGL
- a CDS encoding ArsA family ATPase, with protein sequence MRLVSFWGKGGVGKTTSSASLAAGLSEEGMDVLLLTTDPTPTLSDVLDFPLKSEPSKVNGFRGLWAAELSESAVIEMWKERFGEEVYEVASSFLPVGRDFIDYVARAPGIADQFMLYLLHEFWRKGGYDIIVWDTPASSGSIRLLRIEEEFYSHMNDAIRMYLKLKGFLERIRRGRRDPLALIEEWKSIARGIMDMLSSDSHHLILVAIPEKISYLLTLRMRDELEGMGIKVRALVVNRLLRDCKCDKLNRMAEIHARVLEEFKASFNHVRVIENVDYEPVGREGLLRFYDYLRELV